In Penaeus monodon isolate SGIC_2016 chromosome 7, NSTDA_Pmon_1, whole genome shotgun sequence, the genomic stretch agaaacagagacagacagagacagagaccaagaTAAAAGATTTAGAAAGGATCTTgacaatatagaaaaagaaaaaaatgcaaaaaaagtaaacaacTTGCAGAGAATATCGGATCGTGATTTATGGAAAACCTAAGCCCTTCAAGTGGCTAAATTGAGAGCCATCTTTTAAAGTAGCGCCAACGGAGAATCTCGAGCCTAAACGCTTTTCTTGTGACGTTTTCCATCGAGCATTATTTATTTGCTGAATTCAGCCTCGGTTACTTTGAGTTTCTGTTACCtctgtatttgttttctttatcatgccattgtgtgtgtgtgtgtgtgtgtgtgtgtgtgtgtgtgtgtgtgtgtgtgtgtgtttatgtgtgtgtgttttctttactATTCGATTGTGTTTTCATTGTCAACTCCAAGACACAATCAAATggaatagaaaaattatataaataaatatttttcgcACGTACACgctataaaagaaaatttgtatttttttctcctctaccaGCAGCATCTTTAAAAATGTCACTTATCCTTactgatattcatttttttttcaacagaaatTTGCGTGCAAGTTAGAATCTTGAGAGTGATTATGCTCGACCAAATTACGAATTTCGCAACTCAGACAATGGCCGCTAGTTTATAGGAGAGACTGTAATTAATTcgcaacaggggaaaaaaatctcgGGTCCTCTTAATGAATTCGCTTCAAATGACGCCATTCCCCTTCAGACTGGGTTGTTGATGGTCTATTTAGGGAAaagaccctcccctcctcccctacctttgccttcacccctcccctttcaccccctgcccttgctcttccttcccctacccctgtccttccctcccctacccctctcccttgaCGGATTggtctctcttccctcgtctcttgccttcctaccctccccatggtctcctctccccctcccccttctaccctacccaatcctctccctctccctctccctctccctctcacttcccactcccttccctccccctttcccactcctttccctctcccttccttctcccttctttctccccttctcatctcccgcgctccccccccctccttccccctgctaAGAACtaccaacacccccccctcctgccccccaaCCCTCATCTGGTGGGGCTGAACACacgcatcaaaaaaaaaaaaaaaaaaaaacgccatttcTCTTCAATGTCCCCATATTGACTGGGctctgagagggaggggggggcgagggagagggagagggaggggggaaatgcgACGCTACGCCCTAGATTCAGTTTGTGTTGATATTCATTTGTTAATAAGATTAGCTCGGGCATAGCTGTATTAGGCTGAATTACGGTAGTTTTCGGTTATTATTAAAGTAGATGATGATCGTGTTTGCATAATCATTTTCACACGGCGAAGatagacgggggaggggggagagagatggaggggagagaggagagggagagggagagagagagagaggggggagagagagagagagagaggagagagagagagagagagagagagagagagagagagagagagagagagagagagacagagagacagagagagagacagacacacacacacacacacacacacacacacacacacacacacacacacacacacacacacacacacacacacacacacacacacacacacacacacatacacacacacacaaacaaaccaactgAGAAACAGATAGATTATTCATTTACCCATCCTGTGCAGTGAGAGTTCGTCTGTTTGATGAATAGTCTGTTTATGAATATTTGTCGTCAACACATTCGCGCTGGAGATTACCTTTACCTTTCATGTATAAATTATACAtccgtttctctttttatcaGCCTCTCGatgatctgtctgtctgactgggTCCGTGTCATCATTCCGTTTAGAGTTTATTCGTGTGTCTGTTTCTCCGTAATGGTGTAACGACTGTGTGCGTTTGTAgaaattgtatatctatatctcgttTTAGGTTGTTttggtttctgtctgtctgcctgtctgtttgtctctttctctcactctctctttgtttgtctgtctgtctgtctgtctgtctgtctgtctgtctctctctctctctctctctctctctctctctctctctctctctctctctctctctctctctctctctctctctctctctctctctctctctctctctctttctctctctctcattttctctcgctccctctctagtccccctgtctcctctcccctctcctctctttacctccctctctgtgtccctcctacttccctccctctcaccctttcatcccccccccctcccttcaccatcCCACCCACCATTCCAAATTCTTAttgtccctctcttctttctcctctttctctcttcccaccacactccctcctccttctcttcctttcccttctgtctACCCATATTCTTTCTTCTCACAtttcctacctccctttctcatATTTCTCCTTCTCACCTACACTGTCccattctcttcatctccctctcttatccctctcttctccctttcaccctacCTCTTtgtcctcccttcatcctccctctctccctttccaccctctcgtacacccctcttccctctccccctttccatcctcccctccttctcttcatccgtctccctccttcctccctcctccctctcacaccACATTCCTATCttcaccctttttccctctcaccctacctccttcttatccctccctcctcctacctccctctccctaccccctactcctcctccccctccctcctcctccctctttcccctccccttcccacctccctctcccctcctccctcttccccttcctccctccctccccccaattaTCCCCACGCCCTCGAGGGTGACGGCGCGACGACGGAGCTCGAGTGCCACCATGACACTCGAGGTACAAAGAAAACGGAGGTCGCATttgctcctcctccgtctccttatttcttatttttccttctcccttctttatttcactttccttttttttgttttgcttttttttcctgtttattcccttcttttattATATGTCTTATtacgtttttcattctttttttttcattctttcttttcattcattccgATTCCTGCTTTCGACATcagttttcttatttctttatttccttatttccttatttatccaCGTTACTTTCTCCtctacttttcctttcctctcttctttttcctcatcttcttccttcttcgttttattccttttctcatattttccttttcctcttttccttctcattctttttctttttttcttcctttcttttaccacttctttctttttccttgtttccatcaattcctttctttctttttctctctttcttcccccttattctcctttttctccttctctcttccttctccttccttttcctttccacctcctttttatttcctcctcctcctctttcctccgttcccttctcccttccacctccttcttctcttctccttctcctctttcctacgtttatccttcttccttctctctcccttccacctccttcttctcgtcttcttttcctcaattcctccttccctcctcctcctcccctccacctcctctttatcttctcctctccctttcccccttccctcctcctcctcccctccatttttcctctttatcttctccttctcctctttcccccttcccctttcctcctcctcctctccacctcctttttatcttctcctttctcctcaatTCCTCCTTTCCAGCCCTAGTTGGGAGCAAAAAGGGGCCACTTGGAATTTGGCActcaaaaacgttttttaaaaacgttattttatttcaattttttcttttggtccttttcgctttttttattctttctatcgTTCGTTCTTGTCattatctccccccttccccatctcttaaTGCTTTGTTGAAGTTtggtttactgttttttattgttgttgttgttgttgttattctatatccatcctcttattctttctttctcgtttcttttttttcttcttcttcctctttttgtcattttttttattttttcatttttgttttttattctgacattaatgtgttttctttttttctcttttgtccttTATTCATGACTCGACTTTGTGCACTTTGCAGTTATTAACtcattctttgttatatatattttttttcgttcttttttctttttctccttcgtcttttctttcttcttcttcttcttctccttgttcttcttcttctttttctttttctttttcttctttttctttttctttttcttcttttcttctttttcttcttctttattttttctttttcctcctcctcctcctcctcctcctcctcctcctcctcctcccctcctcttcttcttcttgtttttcattttcttcttctgcttattattatttttattattattattatcattattattattattattattattattattatttttattattattattattattattattcatttctttcttctacttcttcttgttcttcttcaaaATCTTCTAtgttctctttctttacttcatATTATTAAGGAAATTCTTAAAAGACATATAACATATTTAGGTGAAAACGAGGCGGGACACTAAAATACACTATAGTAAAGGCAATTTAGATAAGCttagtttatttttaattattaattttccatGTCAACCCCTTTCTTATCTCcagtgccaccccctccccccctcccccctccctcccaccccaataCACGCTACACGAATAATATTGAAaaggaattatattatattataaaattatattataaaaggattataaaaggaatattatattataaaaggaattaatattaaaagaaattattttcatatcgTCTCGTTTTCATGAACTTTTTTAACGTtattcatctccccttccttttctgcaCTTTCCCACTTCTCCTTTTCGCGTCTTTCTCCGTGcctttttattccctcttttcttcactttgttcttccttctttctccctccagtctctttctttcccttccctcctttttctatctactttctttgcctctccctctctccctttcactccatCTCGACGATCGACGGTCTTtcaccccacctccttcccctctccctcaacccccttccccccacctccttcccctctccctcaacccccttccccccacctcctctccctctccctcaaccccctttcccccccccccccttcccccctccccaaccccccttcccccaccccttccccctccctcaacccccttccccccacctccttcccctctccctcaacccccttcccccacctccttccctctccccccacccccttccccccccccttcccctctcccccaaaaccccctttccccccccctcctctccctctcccacaacccccttcccccacctccttcccccctccctcaacccccttcccctccccttcccctctcccccaccccttccccccacctcctttcccccccccaacccccccttccccccccctccttcccccccccaacccccttccccccccctccctttccccctccccaaccccccttcccccccctcctctccctctcccccacccccttcccccccccctccttcccctcccaaccccccttccccccccccccttccccccccccccctcaacccccttcccccccccctccttccctcccctcaccccccttccccccacctcctctccctctccctcaacccccttccccccccccacctcctccccctccctcaaccccctttcccccacctccccttccccctcccccaacccccctttccccccccccccccccccccccccccctccttcccccctccctcaacccccttccccccacctccttcccctctcctcaaacccccttcccccacctccttccccctcccccaaccccccttcccccctccccccctcccccaaaccccttccccccccccttccccccctccctcaaccccttcccccccctcctttcccccctcctcaaccccccttttcccccccctccttcccccctccctcaacccccttcccccacccccttcccccttccctcaaaccccccccccccccctccttccccccctccctcaaccccccttcccccacctccttccccctccctcaacccccttccccctcctccttcccctctccctcaacccccttccccccacctccttccctctccctcaacccccttccccccacctcctctccctctccctcaacccccccttccccctcctccttcccctcctcaaaccccccttcccccccctttccccccttttccccaacccctttccccccctccttcccctctccctcacccccttcccccacctccttccctcccctcaacccccctttccccccccctttcccctctcccccaacccccttcccccacctccttccctctccctaacccccttcccccccctccttccccccctccctcaacccttccccccaccccttccctctccctcaaccccttccccctcccccttcccctcctcaacccccttccccccccctccttcccctctccctcaacccccttccccccacctcctctccctctcccccaaccccttccccccacctccttccccccccctcaacccccttcccccccctccttcccctctcccccaaccccccttttccccccctccttccctctcctccccccccccccctcctttccccccccaacacccccccccctctttcccccccccccccccaccttcccccccccttccccccccttcccctctcctcaaaacccccttccccccacctccctcccccccccaaccccccttcccccccctccttcccctcccctcccccccttccccccacctcctctccctctccctcaaacccccttcccccacctcctttccctctccctacacccccttacccccacctccttcc encodes the following:
- the LOC119575526 gene encoding LOW QUALITY PROTEIN: basic proline-rich protein-like (The sequence of the model RefSeq protein was modified relative to this genomic sequence to represent the inferred CDS: deleted 3 bases in 2 codons), whose protein sequence is NPPPPSPPPPPPPPPPPPPPSSLPPPPPPPPLPPPPPPPPPPPPPPPPPSSSFLLLPPPPPPPPPPSPPPPPPPPPPPPPPPPPPPPPPPPPSPPPLPPTSFPPPNPPFPPPPSPPQPPSPPLPFPLPNPPSPPSSPSPPPPSPPPPSPPNPFPPPPSPPPPQPPSPPPPSLPSPPFPPPPLPLPQPPSPPPPPPPPSTPFPPPPLPPPPTPLSPPPPPPPPPPPPTPLPPSPPPPNPFPPPFPPSLNPFPPLLSPLLNPPFPPPPSPLPQPPSPTPFPLPSNPPPPPPSPPPSTPLPPPPSPSLNPLPPPPSPLPQPPSPHLLPSPSTPFPPPPLPLPQPPLPPPPSPPPPPPPFPPQHPPPSFPPPPPPSPPLPPPSPLLKTPFPPPPSPPPPPPFPPPPPPPPPPSPPPPSPLPQPPFPPPIACSVAIPKDQRQAADTSPTAFLSVRVFGGL